ATTCAGTAATAATCTTCGTTGAGCCCTTGAAATTTATTCACGCTGCTGATATTCATCTGGATAGCCCGCTTTCAGGACTGGCTATGTATCAGAATATTCCGATTGAGCTTTTACGCACAGCGACTCGGGATGCTTTTACTAACCTGGTTAACGAAGCAATAGAGGAAGCCGTTGATTTTCTGATTATTGCCGGGGATCTCTACGATGGCGCCTGGAAAGATTACAACACCGGTTTTTATTTTTCGCGTGAAATGGGGCGGCTCGATCAGGCTGGGATTCCTGTTTATCTATTATTTGGTAACCATGATGCTGAAAGCGAAATAACCAAGCGTCTGTTATTACCACCTAACGTGCATCAATTCGAATCGCGTAAGCCAACTACCTTCCAAATAGAAAAAATACAGGTTGCATTGCATGGTCGGAGTTTTAGAGAGGTTGCAACGACAGAGAATCTGGCGGTTACTTATCCAGATCCTGTTCCCGGATGGCTTAATATCGGTGTGCTTCATACGGCGTTGGAAGGCAATGCAGCCCATGCGCATTATGCGCCTTGCTCGTTAGCTGAGTTATCGGCTAAAGGTTATCATTATTGGGCTCTGGGTCATGTACATGAGTATGCGATTTTGCAGCGCGATCCGTGCTGGATTGTTTTTCCCGGTAATCTTCAAGGAAGACATAGTCGTGAGACAGGCTCTAAAGGTGCCGTGCTTGTGACAGCTGATGAAACGGGCATTGTGTCAGTTGAGCGTTTGTTAGTTGATGTTTTGAGATGGCATCATATGGATATCGATATCAGCGAACTTCATTCGCTTGAAGATGTTGTCCGATTTACGGGTCGAGAGTTTCAGCAATTGATTGTTGAGAATCAGGAGGACAAACCCATCACAGTCCGGCTCACTTTCTTTGGTAAAACCGCTGCTCATGGTGAACTTTTTGGTATGGAAACTCATCTTAGAGCAGAAATTATCGGTCAGGCTGAGGCGATGGGTCTTGATAAGCTGTTTATTGAGAAGGTACGCATTGAGACGCAGCCTGTTGTAACCGCGAGCGAGATCAAAGCTCGCGCTGATGCAATTGCAGATTTGCAGGTCTTATTGGAAGCAGCAACCTCTGATCAGTCATTCCTAGAAGACCTGGGGAAAGAATTACAATTCCTGGCAGGAAAAGTCCCTTATGAACTGATTGAAACCGTTCCTATTCTAAAGGATGTCCGCGATGGTAATCTGGTGCAGATAATAGAAACGGTTTCACCTGGATTGGTTGCTTATGTGACCAGTACAAATCAGGATTAAGTCGGGTGCGTATTAGCCGGCTTGATTTGTTGCGTTATGGAAAATTTACGGATTATTCCATTTCACTGCCCAAATCAACACAAGATTTTCATTTAATAATTGGGCCAAACGAAGCAGGTAAATCAACGATCCGCAGTGCTATTCTTGATTTACTGTTTGAGATTGAAACGCGTTCCGCTTATAACTTCTTACATCCCTATAGTGAGATGAAACTAGGTGCACTGATTGAGAATGAGGATCAATGCCTTGATTTTTATCGAACAAAAGCCAGAAAACAATCCTTGTTTTGCTCGATCAGCGATACTGTATTGCCACAGGATAAACTGATTGATTTTATGGGTACGACGGATCGTTTGTTCTTTGATCAGATGTTTGGGTTAGACCATGAAAAATTGGTATCTGGCGGGAATGAAATTCTTCATGCGGCTAACGATGTCGGTCAGATTCTTTTTCAGGCAGCGGCCGGCATCGGTAGTTTGGGAAAGGCACGTGATGCTCTGGTATTAGAAGCGGATAAGCTTTGGGCGCGCCGTAAATCAGGGGAACGCGCATACTATGTTGCGAATGATGCGCTGATTCAGGCAGAAGCTGAATTGAAGCAAACTACTGTTCGAGCAAAAGATTGGATAGCAGCACAAGCTAGCGTGACACAGTGGGAACAGGCACTCGCTCAATCTCAACAACAATATCGAATACAGGATGCGGAACAGGTTCGCCTGGAGCGAATTCGTCGCGTTGAATCCACCTTGATGGCATTGCAGGAACAAGAGTTTGAACTTGAGAAATTGGGTGAAGTCATTGTGTTGCCATCTGATGTTGCTCAGCAACTGGTAGCGATGGAGCTGGAATTTGATAAAGCCAATCAGGAGTATACCTTTCATAAAAAACATAGGGATAGCATACATAGCCAGTTAAAAGATATTCGGCCGGATGAAAGTCTGCTCAAGTCAGAAATGGATATTCAGATGCTCATCGAGCGTTGGCAGCAGATTCAGCATTACGAAGCAGAGATTATAAAAAAGCAGGAGGAAATCAAAATATCTTGGCAGCAGATTGAAGGATTGGTGCATCAGCTAGGTTGGCCATTAGAAAATGGAAGACGGTTGGCAGAGCGATTACCCGCCTTACCGATCAGAACAACCATTACGAAATTACTAAAACATTATGATGTGCTGGAACAAGCGGAATATACTGCCGAAAAAGCCGTTAAAGATAAGCTGAGGGAAGTTCAATTATTTGATGAGCAGATTGCGTTGCTTCCTGATGCACCGATTTCGACTGATTTGCGTGTAGCGCTGGCAGCAGCAGATCAACTGGGTGATTCACGCACTTTTTCAAGGCGCCTGGAATCCCAGGCGAACAAGGCAAACCTTGAGTTTAGGTCGGCTCAGACTGGGTTGGG
This genomic window from Nitrosomonas cryotolerans ATCC 49181 contains:
- a CDS encoding metallophosphoesterase family protein, whose translation is MKFIHAADIHLDSPLSGLAMYQNIPIELLRTATRDAFTNLVNEAIEEAVDFLIIAGDLYDGAWKDYNTGFYFSREMGRLDQAGIPVYLLFGNHDAESEITKRLLLPPNVHQFESRKPTTFQIEKIQVALHGRSFREVATTENLAVTYPDPVPGWLNIGVLHTALEGNAAHAHYAPCSLAELSAKGYHYWALGHVHEYAILQRDPCWIVFPGNLQGRHSRETGSKGAVLVTADETGIVSVERLLVDVLRWHHMDIDISELHSLEDVVRFTGREFQQLIVENQEDKPITVRLTFFGKTAAHGELFGMETHLRAEIIGQAEAMGLDKLFIEKVRIETQPVVTASEIKARADAIADLQVLLEAATSDQSFLEDLGKELQFLAGKVPYELIETVPILKDVRDGNLVQIIETVSPGLVAYVTSTNQD